The following proteins come from a genomic window of Nocardioides albertanoniae:
- a CDS encoding MlaE family ABC transporter permease, translating into MANIKSIYEKPAKSLDHLGDELGFYLRALSWSPRTLTRYKKEILRILAEVTLGSGALAVIGGTVGVILAMTFFTGAQVGLSGYTALDQLGTSAFSGFVSAYFNTREIAPLVAGIALAATVGCGFTAQLGAMRISEEVDALEVMAIPSLPFLVTTRIIGGLIAIVPLYVVGLLSSYVATRFTVTLFYGQSVGTYDHYFDTFLPPGDVLWSFGKVLIFAVVVILIHCYHGYHASGGPAGVGVAVGKAVRTSIVAVSLLDLMLSMAIWGSTTTVRLAG; encoded by the coding sequence ATGGCGAACATCAAGTCGATCTACGAGAAGCCTGCCAAGAGCCTCGACCACCTCGGTGACGAGCTCGGCTTCTACCTGCGCGCGCTCTCGTGGTCCCCGCGGACCCTGACGCGCTACAAGAAGGAGATCCTCCGGATCCTCGCCGAGGTCACCCTCGGCTCCGGCGCGCTGGCCGTCATCGGCGGCACCGTCGGCGTGATCCTGGCGATGACCTTCTTCACCGGAGCCCAGGTCGGGCTCTCGGGCTACACCGCGCTCGACCAGCTCGGCACCAGCGCGTTCTCCGGCTTCGTGTCGGCCTACTTCAACACCCGTGAGATCGCCCCGCTGGTCGCAGGCATCGCGCTCGCCGCCACGGTCGGGTGCGGCTTCACCGCCCAGCTCGGCGCGATGCGGATCTCCGAGGAGGTCGACGCCCTCGAGGTGATGGCGATCCCGTCGCTGCCGTTCCTGGTGACCACCCGGATCATCGGCGGTCTGATCGCGATCGTGCCGCTCTACGTGGTGGGTCTGCTCTCCTCCTACGTCGCCACCCGGTTCACGGTGACGCTCTTCTACGGGCAGAGCGTCGGGACGTACGACCACTACTTCGACACCTTCCTGCCGCCCGGCGACGTGCTGTGGTCGTTCGGCAAGGTGCTGATCTTCGCCGTGGTGGTCATCCTGATCCACTGCTACCACGGCTACCACGCATCCGGTGGCCCCGCGGGCGTCGGCGTCGCGGTCGGCAAGGCGGTGCGCACCAGCATCGTCGCCGTCTCGCTGCTCGACCTGATGCTCTCCATGGCGATCTGGGGCTCCACCACGACAGTGAGGTTGGCGGGATGA